A segment of the Ipomoea triloba cultivar NCNSP0323 chromosome 1, ASM357664v1 genome:
TTGGCCATCATGttatcatactcatgcctcactaaaacctcgctagaaaaacccagtgggaaaaacctagtcgagggaaaaagagtacatggtatgtcTAATTATGTGATGtaccggttgcctcattaaaaaccttatgctaagaaaaacccagtgggaaaaaacttagctaaaggaaaaaagagtacaaccataaaacCTTCTGggtttaatcttcaggatttttCAAGGTTTTCTCGATAACCTAGTCGAGTATATTTAGAAGTTatcgctccccctgaagataacaatcttccaAGTCTTCGCATCCCTATCTTGttaacatatttttcaaaaattgacgTCGGTAGGGATTTAGTGAACAAATCTGCTAGATTGTCACTAGAGAGAATCTTTTCAACAAGAATTTCACCGCTCTTTTGGAGTTCATGTGGGTAAAAGAACTTAGGCGCAATGTGCTTTGTAAGGTTGCCCTTAACATACCCACTACTCATCTGTGCAACACATGCAGCATTGTCCTCATACAAGATAGTGGGGTTGTCAACTCCGCTCGCTATACCACATGAATTATGGATATGATGTATCAATGACCTTAGCCAGACACATTCTCGTGAGGTTTCATATAAGGCAATGATTTCGGAGTGATTAGATGAGGTAGTAACTAGGGTCTGTTTAACAGACCTCCAAGATATAGTTGTACCTCCACAAAGGAAAACATAGCCAGTCTGTGATTTGGCATTATGAGGATCAGACATATAGCCAGCATCTGAGTAACCAATCAATGAGATATCCTGGTTACTCTCAAAGTAAAGACCGAGGTCTTTTGTACCTTGGAGATATCTAAGGATATGCCTTACACCCTTCCAATGTCTTTGGGTTGGAGAGGCACTAAATCTAGCAAGTAAATTTACTGCAAAAGCAATATCTGGTCTAGTGCAGTTAGCTAGATAGAGTAAAGCACCAATAGCACTTAAATATGGGACTTTAGGTCCTAGCATATCCTCATCATCCTCTTTAGGTCTAAATGGGTCTTTGTCCACTTCAAGGGACCGAACCACCATTGGAGTACTAAGGGGATGCGACTTATCCATATAGAATTTCTCTAAGAGCTTATTTGTATAATTTGACTGGTGTATAAAAATTCCACCAGGGAGATGCTCGATCTGCTGGCCGAGACAAAACCTAGTCTTccccaagtctttcatttcaaactcCAATTTTAAGTAGGAACATGCTTCCACAATATCTTTGTGTGTTCCAACAATGTTCATGTCATCAACATAGATAGAGATGATGCAAAAACCATCTGATGACTTCTTAGTGAAGATGCAAGGACAAAcatcattatttatatatccCTTCTTCTGGAGGAATTCACTTAATCGGTTATACCACATTCTCCCCGAttgctttaaaccatataatGATTTTTGAAGCTTGATACTATACATGTTGCGATCCTTTTTCTCCCTCAAAAAAGGATTTTCAATACCTTCGGGTATTCTCATGTATATATCGGCATCTAGTGACCCATAAAGATAAGCTGTCACTACATCCATCAATTACatatctaatttcatttttactgcCAGTGATATTAAATAGCGGAAAGAAGTGTCATCAATAACAGGAGAATATGTTTGCTCAAAATCAATTCCGGGTCTCTGCGTAAAACCCTGAGCAACCAACCTCGCTTTATATTTCACCACCTCATTGTTTTCATTCCTCTTCCGTACGAACACCCACTTTGATCCTACTAGGATCATACCTTTCGGGGTAAGTACGGTGGGACCAAaaacttttcttttattaagcGAGTTGAGCTCTGCCTCAATTGCCTCTTTCCACTTTAACCAGTCAGAGCACTTCCGGCACTCGGTTATTGATTTTGGTTCTGGATCCAGTTTATCACGTGATATGTTCAAGGCAATTGCGCAGGCAAAAGTGTCGTCGACGACTGTCAATTCTCTGTTATGAGTTTCTCCtgtattaacaaaatttatggCAGTTTCTATATTTACATCAACCAGATCATTATCATTTCCCAAAATATTATGATTTAGGTGTTCCGCATCCCTAGTGTTATATGGAGCACGTGCATGTTCACTAGGTATTTCGTCTTCAGGACGGATAAAAACTTCCTGAAGTGACTGTGAAACTTTACCATTTCTGGTTTTCCGCGGATTTAAATCTTTTGCACCAACTGGTCTCCCGCGCTTCTGGCGGTGGGGAGTGTTAGTGTGCATACTTGGACCCTTGGGGACTTCTACTCTAGAAGGAGCATTCAGAGCAGGAATATGGGACATAGTCACTCCTTTATAATCAGTAAAAACATCTGGCAGGTTATTTGCTAAATTTTGCAAATTAACAATCTTCTGAACTTCCAGTTCAGTTTGACTAGTACGTGGATCAAGATATTGAAGATTTTTTTCATCCCATGAAATTTCTCGACATTTTGTTAAATAAGGTACTTTACCTCCCCCTAATGTCGGGAAATGATCTTCATCAAAGATGCAGTCAGCGTACCTCGCAGTAAACTGATCTCCTGTCATGGGCTCTAGGTATTTAATGATGGAGGGAGATTCATATCCAACATATATACCTAATTTTCGTTGCGGGCCCATGGAGGTACGATGTGTAGGTGGTATAGGAGTATAGACTGCACATCCAAATATACGCAGATGGGAAATGTTTGGTTCTATGCCACGTAGTAGTTGTAAGGGGGAATGATCATGATATGCAGTAGGTCGGATTTGTATCAAAGCCGCAGCATGCAATACTGCATGTCCCCAACAAGAAATTGGTAAACTGGACTTTTGTAGTAATGGTCttgcaattaatttaatacGCTTAATCAGCGATTCAGCTAGACCATTCTGGGTATGGACATAAGGTACAGGATGCTCTACTTTGATGCCCAAAGCCATACAATAATCATCGAAAGCAGTCGATGTAAATTCTCCAGCATTATCCATTCTTATTGATTTAATCGGATAATCTGGGAACTGGgcatttaattcaataattttcgCAATAAATTTAGCGAAAGCTTTGTTCCTCGTTGATAACAGACTGACATGAGTCCAACGAGTAGAAGCATCAATAAGGACCATAAAATATCTAAATGGTCCAGAAGGTGGATTAATAGGTCCACAAATATCGCCCTGCAACCTTTGCAGAAAAGCAGGCGATTCATGTCCAACCTTAGTACGCGACGGGCGTATGATATATTTTCCTTTCGCACAAGcaatacatgtatacatatttgGTGAAAGTACATGAGACCTTGAAAGGTTATGTCCAACAGAATTAGAAATAATCCGACCCATCATATTTTGACCAGGATGACCTAAGCGGTCATGCCAAATTTGAAAAGAATGTGGATCTTTNTTGTATCTCATCATTTGCAATTGTTGTGGTATTATTACCCGTCTTGTTTAGTGTCTGAAAAAACCTTTTATTTGTAAGGATAGTATGTGTAGTTGCACTATCCACCAAGCACATGATTGGTTTATTGTCCATCGTGTAGACAGTAAAAAATCGAAGTGCTGTTAAAAGCATATgataaaagatatatataatcatgccattaatatattacaagattttattataataaacttAAAGGAAAGCAACAGAAATATTCATAAAATGTCAACAACATGCCATGCATGATCACCCTATTCTTCAAGCTCAAAATCtccaatttcataattcatcaggagatcatcatcatcattatttatGACCGCGTTTGCTGCAGGCAAACTGGTACTGGCATGATGAGATTCATTCTTTGTTGGTTGCTTATCAtctttcttcatcatcatttgaTAAGCATTAACCAAATGCCTTGGTATGTGGCATGTACGGGACCAGTGCCCACTACATCCGCATCGGTAGCAAACCTGTTTATGACCAGAGTTTTTCTTTGATGAGTTTTGATTTCCTTGGGTAAGAATAATGCGTTCTGTACCCCTACGGTTACCGCGATTGTATGAGCTTTGACCTTCCGGGACAAAACCAATACGTTCCATACCTCTACGGTTACCGCGACCGTGTCTACCACCACGACCCTTACCACGACCTCTTCTATTTTTCCACCCTTTGGCAATATTATGTGCTTCAGGCACAGGTGCAGAGCCAACTGGTCGTGCATTATGATTTTTCATCAACAACTGATTATGTTTTTCAGCCACAAGAAGTGCTGAAATTAGTTCAGAGTGTTTGTCATAATTCTTAGCCCTGTACTGCTGCTGGAGTACAAGGTTACTCGCATGAAAAGTAGACAaagtcttttcaattaaatcagACTCTGAAACTTCATGTTTGCAGAGCTTCAGCTGTGATACAATTTTGTGCAGGGCTGAATTATATTCAATTACAGATTTGTAATCTTGAAACCTCAGATTCAGCCAGTCAAATTGTGCCTGAGGGAGGACAATTGATAGTTGTTGGTCAAATCGGTCCTTCAGGGACTTCCATAATGCATGTGGGTCTTTTTCAgtcaaatactcatttttaagaTCGTTATTCAAATGGTGGCGTAGGAAAATAAGAGCTTGTGCCTTCTGGGCATCAGTGCTTTGTGACTCATCAGCAATAGTTTGCTTTAAGTCCTTTGATGTCAAATGCATTTCAACATCTAAGGCCCAAGTCAAATAGTTGCTACCGTCAATGGCAAGCTCAGTAAATTCACGTTTGGCAATTGAAGACATAATATTAGATATAAaagaaagtaattttttttttaatgcagaatataaattataataaggAGTGTAGGAAAGTAGTACCGTTCACTGAAGATTTAGAacactcgtgctgataacgtgttgtaaattatagtactactactaataataacaataaaaataatagtaataataataaaagtgaaATGGCCGAAAGTCTGGAAATGGGAAAGAAGTGAAGCATTTAATATATGAAGATCCTGGATGATTTTACAAAGAGTGGAGGGGGTATTTATAATGTCAGGGGAtgagtaaacaaatatatatatgtacagtaaatacatataattgtccttgtttggttggatttgtcAAATGCCTAGATGCTCTTTGTTACCCTGGGGTCAATTCCCCTAACCCATAgcttttgtcttcatcttgaaCTAGCTTTCCAGTCACATTTACTTCTTAAATGTTCTCCAAATTTGTCATCAGCAGTAGCAGTTGTTGTTGTGTGGATTAAGTCTTAGCATTTAAGTGAATGGTCCAAGGTTCAAACCATAACTTGGACATCCATCATTTTGCTTTTATTTCATAACACACCCCCATTTGTGTAAAACAAGAAggggtagtttttttttattaaaacttgTGCCAAAATTGGCTATTGTGGAGGATTAAATTGACGTCTCTGcccttatttatttaataaacatGTCCCATTCGACGGCGATCGGACGTTTGTGGCGTTTGTGTAGTATACCGTATCTTAATTTTCCGTTCAGTACGGGACAAGTTTTAGCCTGCACAAACCAACTCGCCGGAGCTTCTGTTCCGCGGCCAATTTCCGAGCCCGCCTCGATCGAACACTATCGATTTGCTCAATAGAAAAATTGAATGGAGAATAGGGAGGACTTAAGGTCAATCCTCCCCTACTTGCCACTGCTTCAACGATCATCCTCACTCTTCTGGCCACCGCCCGTCGTCGAAGCCCTAAAAGCGCTTTCGCAAGGCCCTAGGCACAGCAATGTTGACTCCGGAGAAGTCCTTTTCCTTGCAATTTCCGACATCCGGAACTCCCTCTCCCTCCCAGCATCTTCCCTCGCCGCCTCCGCTTCCGACGGCTACTCCATCTTCTTCGATGACGTAAGCTAATTGATCGTTTCATTAAGCTACTGTTAGTGTTACAATGTTTTGTGATAGTTCCATTGAAAGTGCCAGAGTTTGGTTGTTAAACAGTTGATTCCTAGGGCTGAAGCGTCGAAATGGTTCGAAGATGTGGTGCCGGGATTGGCGAATTTGCTTTTGAGATTTCCTTCACTGCTGGAGACTCACTATCAGAAAGCTGATGGCGGCGTTGTCACCGGAGTCAATACCGGGCTTCGTTTACTGGAATCACAAGAGTCTGGAGTTGTGTTTCTCAGTCAGGTATCTTGGTTACTAAAAGTTCAATTCATAATGTTTTATGATGCATGGGAAACAGAGATACTGAAATTTATGAATTGAAAGTGACACTAGTTGTGATtttgatgtatattattttcaGGAATTGATTGGTGCTCTTCTTGCTTGTGCCTTCTTTTGCTTGTTTCCATCAAGTTCTAGAGGTGCCAAACATCTCCCAATGATCAACTTTGATCGCATGTTTGCGTATGTTTCATCAGCTGTCTATTGTTACTCTAGTATTATTGAGGGCATAGTTATTATTCAATATCATCTTGTCTCTTGCTTCTGTACATCTTCATGGTTAGTTATGCATGTACCAAATATTCCAAATAATGAAAAATGCTTTACTTTATTGAAGtcacaattttctttttcttatttgtgTTGTTAAAGAAGAAATTTTCTTTAGGAGTAGAATGGAGTGAAGTATTGCCAACATATTTATGATCTTTGGTGCTGCCATATCTAGGAGTTGTTACCTTGTTGGTGTTACTGGAgggtctttttttcttttttctttttttctttttgcttgtttatttattattttgacaaCGTCTTCTTTAGGCTATTAGTATCCTTAAAATTCATTAAGTAACCTTATATCATGATCCACATAGTTGAGGGGTGGATATTTTATTAAGTTCATGCAATCATTGGATGTCATTATTTGGTGCTTTAAGATCATTTTTGGTAATTTGGTGTCTTAGTTTTTTCGCCGAGATAATCTGAGTCATCTGATAAATGCATTTTTAGGTATCTATATGATGATTATGATGAGAAACTTGAACATAAATTGAGGTGCATTGTACACTATTTTGGGAGGATATGCTCTTCGACACCAATGGGCAATGTCTCATTTGAGCGTAAAGTTCTTCCAATGGAGTCTGATCCCTTCTGCATATCTTATCCTGAACCAAGTTTTTGGAGTGAATCTACTGTTTCACTATGCCCTTTTGAGGTAAGAACTTAAGAAGCAAGGTTGGACTCAGTTCTGGCATCATGTGAGGTCTGTAGTAGGAAGTTGTATGTAATCTTTTTAGTGAGGTTGTTTCCTTGGTTTAAACCATGACCTAATTGTTTACAATTAAGCAATTGGACACTAACCATCTATTCTTTTAGTCAGAGGTTGTCACCGTTGACTTAACATATGCATTTCTAATTCCAATTGGGTGTGGCTGGTATTATGGGAGGTAGTTTGCCCGacagaagaaaaatgaaaaacaaaaaagaaaagaaagaaatgtaTAGACGTAAATGTAATCTCAAATGGATTATTGACAAATATTTAAGGATGCAGGATTACAGGGAGCACAACACCATGATATCATAACTTTGTATTGCTGTTATGTAGTAAAATAGATTGAACGCTTGTGGTTCTTTGTAGGTTTTTAAATCAGGCTTAATTGAAGATCAATCCAAGGAGGCTCTTGAAGTGGATTTTGCAAACAAGTATATAGGAGGTGGTGCTCTTAGTAGAGGTTGTGTCCAGGTTCGTTAAGTGCACTCCTTTAGTCTATATTTTTCCTTGTGTCCTATTTGTTTACTCTGTACTTTATTAAGCATATATGGACTCCTCTTGCATTGACAAAAGAAATGGTAGTTATGTATACTCCTCCTACAAGTTGAGGTTGccttttatgattttttttttctttgctcttGGTGTTGGTAGTATCTTATACTTTGAGAAGCGaacaaattgaaaattaatCAGGGGCACTGCTAagtatcattttattttcttcttcttatgttgttgttgttgttgtcattAAAGTAGATTGGAAGAACCAATGTAAAAAGAGCCATTCAACTATTTTTGAAGGATAGCTCAACTACATATAGTCGTAcatacacttaaaaaaaaaacattttgctGCTTATTGGTAAAGGGATTTTAACGGTGGCTTTTGATGTTTCAGTAAATCATGGTGATTTTTGTAGTTTTAACAGTTCTTTAGGAGTCTTGGTTGTGGTTATCATGgatacaatgacatttttagGCTTTAATGCAAATAAAGATTCTGATAGTAGTTAAAAGTAATAGAAGACATACATGATAGAACTTGGGAGTTGGGAAATGGATTCCACTTTTAGGATTTACTTAAGCCTGTATTGCTCATTTTTTAATGCTGTACATTAGTGTTTATCGAATGTCTCTTCTGAATAAGTTCAAGCAACCTTACTATCttgatgattttttatttttttatcttttttaaatGAAGTCATCTAAGATATATTTTTGCAACTATCTTGTCTAGGAAGAGATTCGCTTCATGATCAATCCAGAGCTAATCGCTGGTATGCTTTTCTTGCCTGCAATGTCAGACAATGAGGCTATAGAAATTGTTGGTACTGAAAGATTTTCAAATTATACAGGGTGAGTATGAACAGAGTTTAGTCCATGTTGTTTTCATTTAGGAATATTGTAACTCACAATATGCAACTTCACTCTGAAGTTGATAATCTTTTTTGCCTATTTCACTGTGTAGTAACTCAGGACACTGCATTTCTGTTTCTTGTTCTTTTAACTCTCTGGTTATGCAAGTTTCTTTTATCTATTgtaaaaaactatatatatagatatgctTCTTCGTTCCGGTTTTGTGGCAACTATGTGGACGAAAAGTGCATTGATCATCTTGGAAGGCGTAAGAGGAGGATTACTGCAATAGATGCATTATGTAGCCCTGGAAAGAGACAATACAAACTTGAATGTCTTCTCCGGTATGTCTGGTTCTTGCAGtttatgtaaatttttatttatgatagtaaaataataagaaatattTATACACCCATACAGCATCCAAAATGATTCATATAAAAAACATGAAGTTTGTTTCTATTCAAAAATTTTCTAAGTGAGCAGATATTTGTGTGATGAAACTCCCATATAGCATAACATGGTACTTAGAAAATCATGAAGTATGTTTCCTAGACACAAATTTTCCAACTGGAGCTCATTCAAGTAGTTTGCTTTAAGACTTCAGATAACTGGATTGCCTTACAACTCTGGCATGCCATAAAGACTAAGCACATGGATAATACCAATTTGGCAGGGAGATGAACAAAGCATTCTGTGGCTTCTCTGATCAAATTAACCTTCATCACCATCAACAATTTTGTCAAGCTGGTTCACTGTTTGAATGTCAGAATGGTTGTGGTGATAAAGACT
Coding sequences within it:
- the LOC116012741 gene encoding uncharacterized protein LOC116012741, which produces MSSIAKREFTELAIDGSNYLTWALDVEMHLTSKDLKQTIADESQSTDAQKAQALIFLRHHLNNDLKNEYLTEKDPHALWKSLKDRFDQQLSIVLPQAQFDWLNLRFQDYKSVIEYNSALHKIVSQLKLCKHEVSESDLIEKTLSTFHASNLVLQQQYRAKNYDKHSELISALLVAEKHNQLLMKNHNARPVGSAPVPEAHNIAKGWKNRRGRGKGRGGRHGRGNRRGMERIGFVPEGQSSYNRGNRRGTERIILTQGNQNSSKKNSGHKQVCYRCGCSGHWSRTCHIPRHLVNAYQMMMKKDDKQPTKNESHHASTSLPAANAVINNDDDDLLMNYEIGDFELEE
- the LOC116033293 gene encoding poly(ADP-ribose) glycohydrolase 1; amino-acid sequence: MENREDLRSILPYLPLLQRSSSLFWPPPVVEALKALSQGPRHSNVDSGEVLFLAISDIRNSLSLPASSLAASASDGYSIFFDDLIPRAEASKWFEDVVPGLANLLLRFPSLLETHYQKADGGVVTGVNTGLRLLESQESGVVFLSQELIGALLACAFFCLFPSSSRGAKHLPMINFDRMFAYLYDDYDEKLEHKLRCIVHYFGRICSSTPMGNVSFERKVLPMESDPFCISYPEPSFWSESTVSLCPFEVFKSGLIEDQSKEALEVDFANKYIGGGALSRGCVQEEIRFMINPELIAGMLFLPAMSDNEAIEIVGTERFSNYTGYASSFRFCGNYVDEKCIDHLGRRKRRITAIDALCSPGKRQYKLECLLREMNKAFCGFSDQINLHHHQQFCQAGSLFECQNGCGDKDSSERSIDNLSSPEHPSTSLQAMEGNSGNLLKRNHKNENCQLLGTRNEIGIVTGNWGCGAFGGDPELKAMIQWLAASQALRPFISYYTFDLKALQLLDQVVQWIISHEWTVGDLWNMLVDHSLQRLSGETSLSFFNWLLPSLHSPEAMELDNTSTP